In a single window of the Papaver somniferum cultivar HN1 chromosome 8, ASM357369v1, whole genome shotgun sequence genome:
- the LOC113302243 gene encoding TPR repeat-containing thioredoxin TTL1-like → MSNSNREFDSSLNDRFRSTALTCTNDKGGVEDNKPDFKELDLGSPVSPLRLANRNSNVHTPSSSSGSSGSVCGKNAIVKTSSHSGEIESRHSPTTTTVTVNETTRSVPVHRNSRPGHVRSHSAGVPLIYSGNSSSSSSANSPVNLNALPTGNICPSGKLLKTGMAHKSPARYDVLGSGTGNYGHGSIMRGGVGTKSGGNLNEVLSGAGKSGNLVDPEELKRVGNEKYKRGNFLDALYLYDKAIAISPENAAYKSNRAAALTGLGRFMEAVRECEEAVRLDPGYFRAHQRLASLHLKLGHVEIARKHISFQGQHPDPTELQKLQAVERHLNRCTDSRRIGDWKNVLRECDAAIAGGAESSPQLLACRAEALLKLHQLDDADSCLGKIPKFEPSPASFSQTKFFGMLSDAYIFFVRAQVEMALGRFENAASAAEKAGLIDHRNAEVAVMLNNVRLVARARARGNDLFNSGKYAEACSAYGEGLKSDTSNSVLHCNRAVCWSKLGNWERSVEDCNQALKIQPKYTKALRRRAASYGKLERWLESVRDYESLRRELPTDNEVAEALFHAQVALKKSRGEEVSNLKFGGEVEEIMGADQFKAAISLPGVSIVFFKAVSNQQCDQISPFVDTLCVQYPSVNFLKVDVGESASVANTEAVRIVPTFKIYKNGHRVKEMICPSHQVLEYSVRHYSL, encoded by the exons ATGTCAAATTCCAACAGAGAGTTTGATTCTTCACTAAATGATCGATTTCGTAGTACTGCATTAACTTGTACTAATGATAAAGGAGGAGTAGAAGATAATAAACCAGATTTCAAAGAACTTGATTTGGGTTCACCAGTTTCACCATTAAGACTAGCAAATCGTAACAGTAATGTTCACACACCAAGCAGTAGTTCAGGTTCATCTGGCTCAGTCTGTGGTAAAaatgcaattgttaaaaccagcAGCCACTCCGGTGAGATTGAAAGTAGACATAGCCCGACTACTACTACTGTTACTGTTAACGAAACTACCCGATCCGTTCCGGTACATCGCAATTCAAGACCGGGTCATGTACGATCTCACTCAGCAGGTGTTCCCTTGATTTATTCaggaaattcttcttcttcttcctcggcGAATTCTCCGGTGAATCTAAATGCTTTACCGACTGGAAATATATGTCCATCTGGGAAACTATTGAAGACTGGAATGGCACATAAAAGTCCAGCGAGATACGATGTTTTGGGTTCTGGAACTGGAAATTATGGTCATGGAAGTATAATGAGAGGCGGGGTTGGGACGAAATCTGGAGGAAATTTGAACGAAGTTTTAAGTGGTGCTGGGAAATCAGGGAATTTGGTGGATCCAGAGGAGTTGAAAAGAGTTGGAAATGAGAAGTATAAAAGAGGGAATTTCTTAGATGCTTTGTATTTGTATGATAAAGCTATTGCTATTTCGCCTGAAAATGCAGCTTATAAGAGTAACAGAGCTGCAGCATTAACTGGTCTTGGACGATTCATGGAGGCCGTAAGAGAGTGCGAAGAAGCGGTTCGATTGGATCCTGGATATTTTAGAGCTCATCAGAGATTGGCTTCTTTGCATCTTAA GTTAGGTCATGTTGAGATTGCCAGGAAGCACATTTCTTTTCAAGGGCAGCATCCTGATCCAACCGAGTTGCAAAAGTTGCAAGCAGTAGAGAGGCATCTAAATAGATGTACTGACTCGCGGAGAATTGGTGATTGGAAGAATGTACTAAGGGAATGCGATGCTGCCATCGCCGGGGGAGCAGAATCTTCTCCTCAG CTCCTTGCCTGCAGAGCTGAAGCCCTTCTGAAGCTCCATCAACTAGATGATGCAGATTCTTGCCTaggaaaaatacccaaattcgaACCATCACCAGCTTCCTTCTCGCAGACCAAGTTCTTCGGGATGCTATCAGATGCTTATATCTTCTTTGTTCGCGCACAAGTTGAGATGGCACTGGGAAG GTTTGAGAATGCAGCTTCGGCTGCTGAGAAGGCAGGGCTCATCGATCATCGAAATGCTGAAGTTGCAGTGATGCTTAACAATGTGAGGCTAGTGGCAAGAGCTCGTGCCCGTGGGAATGATCTCTTCAATTCTGGCAAGTATGCCGAAGCCTGTTCAGCTTATGGAGAAGGTCTTAAGTCGGACACTTCCAACTCTGTTCTCCATTGTAATAGAGCAGTTTGTTGGTCTAAACTTGGAAACTGGGAGAGATCCGTGGAAGACTGTAACCAGGCTCTTAAGATCCAGCCTAAGTATACAAAGGCCCTTCGTCGGCGAGCTGCGTCCTATGGCAAG CTTGAACGGTGGCTTGAATCTGTGAGGGATTATGAATCTTTGAGAAGAGAACTACCAACGGACAATGAAGTGGCAGAAGCTCTGTTTCATGCTCAAGTTGCACTGAAGAAATCTCGAGGGGAGGAAGTCTCCAATTTGAAATTCGGCGGTGAAGTTGAGGAAATCATGGGCGCCGATCAATTTAAAGCTGCAATATCTTTACCCG GTGTTTCAATTGTCTTCTTCAAGGCCGTTTCAAACCAACAATGTGATCAGATTTCCCCATTCGTGGACACGTTGTGTGTTCAGTACCCATCTGTGAATTTTCTCAAG GTGGATGTGGGAGAGAGTGCTTCAGTAGCCAACACAGAAGCTGTTAGAATTGTGCCAACGTTCAAGATTTACAAGAATGGTCACAGAGTTAAAGAAATGATCTGTCCTAGCCATCAAGTATTGGAGTATAGCGTAAGGCATTATAGTCTCTAG
- the LOC113302242 gene encoding ubiquitin-conjugating enzyme E2 36-like gives MANSNLPRRIIKETQRLLSEPAPGISASPSEDNMRYFNVMILGPTQSPYEGGVFKLELFLPEEYPMAAPKVRFLTKIYHPNIDKLGRICLDILKDKWSPALQIRTVLLSIQALLSAPNPDDPLSENIAKHWKANEAEAVETAKEWTRLYATGA, from the exons ATGGCGAACAGTAATCTACCACGAAGGATTATCAAG GAAACTCAGCGGCTACTCAGTGAACCAG CTCCTGGAATTAGTGCTTCTCCTTCAGAAGATAACATGAGATATTTTAATGTTATGATTCTTGGTCCAACACAGTCTCCATATGaag GTGGGGTTTTTAAATTGGAACTATTTCTGCCTGAAGAATATCCAATGGCTGCGCCTAAG GTCCGCTTTCTAACTAAAATTTACCATCCCAACATCGACAAG CTTGGAAGAATATGTCTTGATATCCTGAAAGACAAATGGAGCCCTGCCCTCCAGATTCGTACTGTGCTACTAAG TATTCAAGCACTTCTTAGTGCCCCAAACCCAGATGATCCTCTTTCTGAAAACATTGCCAAGCACTGGAAGGCAAATGAGGCAGAGGCAGTTGAAACAG CCAAAGAATGGACTAGGCTATATGCCACTGGTGCATGA